One window of Brassica napus cultivar Da-Ae unplaced genomic scaffold, Da-Ae ScsIHWf_2521;HRSCAF=3258, whole genome shotgun sequence genomic DNA carries:
- the LOC125601334 gene encoding uncharacterized protein LOC125601334: protein MGDVGQDQAAINAQLLADNEELRASLRTITAELAQLRQGGRPNGPRPPGRHQPDPHDTDSDADSTDDTRSQDEERPNRGGGRNARGPRAQVGGGRDHRGGRDREEEEPWLGGKALKLHPPTFAGKVDPDAYIVWEKRMEYIFDYYQYSEAKKVALAAAQLTDNALSWWDRDVAKSGPVWRARNWTEMRTKLRARYIPSYYQRDVLKRFRKLTQGTKTVEEYFEEFEALRNKLETDEPEETMMSQFLEGLQDRIARKVERQHYEDFNDLLHFATQAEQHIKRKTASTSRSKPAWTQPGSKQGDKGKTIEIESRFKTNPAESSNASKPEQGKTQAQNLRTRDIICYKCQGKGHYARDCPNKRVMVLKGDGEYESQDEAEAAAAISDEEVTDYPETGELLVTRRALSTLFDPETIQRENIFHTRCSVDHKVCSLIIDGGSCTNVASKYLVDKLGLIKTAHPRPYRLKWLNDETELKIAEQVVVSFSIGKYHDQVKCDVVPMQAGHILLGRPWQFDKETLHHGRTNIYSFVHNNKKHSLAPLSPKKFMICRRQ from the coding sequence ATGGGAGATGTAGGTCAAGACCAAGCGGCCATAAACGCTCAGCTCTTAGCTGACAATGAAGAACTGAGGGCGAGCCTTAGGACTATCACAGCCGAGCTTGCTCAGCTCCGGCAGGGAGGCAGGCCCAACGGACCTCGACCACCAGGAAGGCATCAGCCGGACCCGCATGACACTGACTCGGACGCGGACAGTACCGATGATACGCGCAGTCAGGACGAGGAGAGGCCAAACCGGGGAGGTGGGAGGAACGCGCGAGGACCCCGGGCCCAAGTAGGAGGAGGCCGCGACCATAGGGGAGGTCGAGACCGAGAAGAGGAAGAGCCTTGGTTGGGAGGCAAGGCACTTAAGCTTCATCCCCCAACGTTTGCCGGCAAGGTTGATCCGGATGCCTACATCGTGTGGGAgaagcgcatggagtacatcttcgactattaccaatatagtgaggccaagaaggttgccctagcagcagcccagctgacggacaatgctctttcgtggtgggatcgagacgttgccaagtccgggccagtgtggagagcgcgtaattggaccgagatgcggaccaagcttcgcgcgaggtacattccatcttactaccagcgtgatgtgctaaaacgttttcgtaaacttacgcagggaactaagactgtggaggagtactttgaggagttcgaggctcttaggaataagcttgagaccgacgagcccgaggagacaatgatgtcccaattcctggaagggctgcaagaccgcattgcccgcaaggtggagagacaACACTATGAAGACTTCAACGATCTATTGCACTTTGCTACGCAAGCCGAGCAGCACATCAAGCGCAAGACGGCCAGTACCAGCCGCAGCAAACCTGCTTGGACTCAACCGGGTTCAAAGCAAGGCGACAAGGGCAAGACGATTGAGATTGAGAGCCGATTCAAGACAAACCCGGCTGAATCGTCCAATGCATCTAAGCCGGAGCAGGGTAAGACTCAAGCCCAAAATTTGCGTACTCGTGACATCATTTGTTATAAGTGTCAGGGCAAGGGCCACTATGCTCGGGATTGTCCAAACAAACGAGTGATGGTCCTAAAGGGGGATGGCGAGTATGAATCCCAAGATGAGGCAGAGGCCGCGGCAGCGATCTCTGATGAGGaagtaaccgactacccggagacAGGCGAGCTGCTAGTGACCCGGAGAGCCCTTAGCACCCTCTTTGACCCAGAGACCATCCAGCGGGAGAACATCTTCCACACCAGATGTAGTGTTGATCACAAGGTATGTAGTTTGATCATAGATGGCGGATCTTGTACTAACGTGGCTAGCAAGTATCTTGTTGATAAGCTAGGGTTGATCAAAACTGCCCATCCTCGACCATACCGTCTcaaatggctcaatgatgagactgagCTCAAGATTGCCGAACAAGTTGTTGTGTCCTTCAGTATTGGCAAGTACCACGACCAGGTCAAGTGTGATGTTGTGCCCATGCAAGCCGGCCATATACTTCTCGGAAGGCcatggcagtttgacaaggagacacTTCACCATGGCCGCACCAACATCTACAGTTTcgtccacaacaacaagaagcacagcctagcACCTCTCAGCCCCAAGAAGTTCATGATATGCAGAAGGCAATGA